A stretch of the Bos indicus isolate NIAB-ARS_2022 breed Sahiwal x Tharparkar chromosome 13, NIAB-ARS_B.indTharparkar_mat_pri_1.0, whole genome shotgun sequence genome encodes the following:
- the SOX12 gene encoding transcription factor SOX-12 — MVQQRGARAKRDGGPPPPGPGPAEEGAREPGWCKTPSGHIKRPMNAFMVWSQHERRKIMDQWPDMHNAEISKRLGRRWQLLQDSEKIPFVREAERLRLKHMADYPDYKYRPRKKSKGAPAKARPRPPGGGGGGSRLKPGPQLPGRGGRRAAGGPLGGGAAAPEDDDDEDDEELLEVRLVETPGRELWRMVPAGRAARGPAERAQGPSGEGAAVTAASPTPSEDEEPEEEEEEAAAAEEGEEEKVASGEEPLGFLSRGPPGPAGLDCSALDRDPDLPPPSGTSHFEFPDYCTPEVTEMIAGDWRPSSIADLVFTY, encoded by the coding sequence ATGGTGCAGCAGCGGGGCGCGAGGGCCAAGCGGGACGGCGGGCCACCGCCCCCGGGGCCCGGGCCGGCCGAGGAGGGGGCGCGTGAGCCCGGCTGGTGCAAGACCCCGAGCGGCCACATTAAGAGACCGATGAACGCGTTCATGGTGTGGTCGCAGCACGAACGGCGGAAGATCATGGACCAGTGGCCCGACATGCACAACGCCGAGATCTCCAAGCGCCTGGGCCGCCGCTGGCAGCTGCTGCAGGACTCGGAGAAGATCCCGTTCGTGCGGGAGGCGGAGCGGCTGCGCCTCAAGCACATGGCGGACTACCCGGACTACAAGTACCGGCCGCGCAAAAAGAGCAAGGGGGCGCCCGCCAAGGCGCGGCCCCGCccccccggcggcggcggcggcggtagcAGGCTCAAGCCCGGGCCGCAGCTGCCTGGCCGCGGGGGCCGCCGAGCGGCGGGAGGGCCTTTGGGGGGCGGCGCGGCGGCGCCCGAGGACGACGACGACGAAGACGACGAGGAGCTGCTGGAAGTGCGCCTGGTGGAGACCCCCGGGCGCGAGCTGTGGAGGATGGTCCCGGCGGGGCGGGCCGCCCGAGGACCAGCCGAGCGTGCCCAAGGGCCGTCGGGCGAGGGGGCGGCTGTCACCGCCGCCTCCCCAACTCCGTCGGAGGACGAGGAGccggaggaagaggaggaggaggcggcggcggccgagGAAGGCGAAGAGGAGAAGGTGGCGTCGGGGGAGGAGCCGTTGGGCTTTCTGTCCAGAGGGCCCCCCGGCCCCGCGGGCCTGGACTGCAGCGCCCTGGACCGCGATCCGGACCTGCCGCCCCCCTCGGGCACGTCGCACTTCGAGTTCCCGGACTACTGCACCCCCGAGGTTACCGAGATGATCGCAGGGGACTGGCGCCCGTCTAGCATCGCCGACCTGGTTTTCACCTACTGA